A genomic stretch from Bacillus sp. E(2018) includes:
- a CDS encoding Glu/Leu/Phe/Val dehydrogenase has protein sequence MFEKISQHEQVVFCNDPSTGLKAIIAIHNTTLGPALGGCRMRPYGSVDEALEDVLRLSKGMTYKCAGADVDFGGGKSVIIGDPTTDRTPELFRAFGQFVDSLNGRFYTGTDMGTTPDDFVHALKETNCIVGVPEEYGGSGDSSVPTAQGVIYGLQATIQTLEGTDELAGKSYSIQGLGKVGFKVAEQLLAASAQIYVTDINEKALKMIQERAELLPGNVEVVEGSDIYGVDADIFIPCALGGIIHDETIEQLKVKAIVGSANNQLLEDKHGLYLQQKGILYGPDYIVNAGGLIQVADELYGPNKARVLTKTRAIYDSLIQIYSESTKNQISTMEAANLFCEEKLAARSKRNSFFAHNRRPKWQVRN, from the coding sequence ATGTTTGAAAAAATATCACAGCATGAGCAAGTTGTTTTTTGTAACGATCCATCAACAGGTCTCAAGGCAATTATCGCTATACATAACACAACATTAGGACCTGCACTCGGCGGATGCCGAATGAGACCGTACGGATCGGTGGATGAGGCACTTGAGGATGTTCTGAGACTGTCAAAAGGTATGACATACAAATGCGCAGGTGCGGATGTGGACTTCGGTGGGGGGAAATCAGTCATTATCGGAGACCCCACGACAGATCGTACACCAGAATTGTTTCGAGCCTTCGGACAGTTTGTGGATTCTTTAAACGGTCGCTTTTATACCGGAACTGATATGGGGACGACGCCTGATGATTTTGTTCACGCGTTAAAAGAAACGAATTGTATCGTCGGAGTACCTGAGGAATATGGCGGTAGCGGCGACTCTTCGGTTCCAACTGCACAAGGAGTCATATATGGCCTTCAAGCTACCATTCAAACACTAGAAGGAACCGATGAACTAGCAGGGAAGTCCTACTCGATACAAGGTTTAGGAAAAGTAGGTTTTAAGGTCGCAGAACAACTGCTCGCTGCAAGTGCACAAATCTATGTTACGGATATTAACGAAAAAGCGTTAAAGATGATTCAAGAGCGAGCAGAGCTTCTACCCGGTAATGTGGAAGTAGTCGAAGGAAGCGATATCTACGGGGTCGATGCTGACATCTTCATACCATGCGCACTTGGCGGAATCATTCACGATGAGACGATTGAACAGTTGAAAGTTAAAGCGATCGTAGGTAGTGCCAACAATCAGCTTTTAGAAGATAAACATGGGCTTTATCTGCAACAAAAAGGAATTCTATACGGCCCTGATTATATTGTAAACGCAGGAGGGCTTATCCAGGTGGCTGATGAGCTTTACGGACCGAATAAAGCGCGTGTATTGACGAAAACAAGAGCAATCTATGACAGTCTTATACAGATTTATAGTGAGAGCACGAAAAACCAGATATCAACGATGGAAGCAGCAAATCTTTTCTGTGAGGAAAAACTGGCAGCTCGTTCGAAACGAAACAGCTTTTTCGCTCACAACCGAAGACCAAAATGGCAAGTTCGAAACTAA
- a CDS encoding thioesterase: MKSGMKVGQSATIKATVTPNMFAQFEGKLVHPAYSTVSMVYHMEWAARQIILPYLEEHEEGIGGGVAAKHMAPTPEGAKLTVTATLREVKGKAVICDVTVYNGKAIAGEGEVTQYILPREAISQKIKEMKA; this comes from the coding sequence ATGAAATCAGGCATGAAGGTCGGTCAAAGTGCGACCATCAAAGCTACCGTTACACCCAATATGTTTGCTCAATTTGAAGGAAAGCTTGTCCACCCAGCCTATTCAACGGTTAGCATGGTCTATCATATGGAATGGGCAGCGAGACAGATTATATTGCCATATCTTGAAGAGCATGAAGAAGGAATCGGCGGAGGAGTTGCAGCCAAGCATATGGCTCCGACACCAGAAGGCGCTAAGCTTACTGTAACGGCAACGTTAAGAGAAGTAAAAGGAAAAGCTGTTATATGCGATGTGACGGTTTATAACGGTAAGGCAATTGCAGGTGAAGGAGAAGTAACACAATATATCCTGCCTAGAGAAGCGATCTCACAAAAAATTAAAGAGATGAAGGCTTAA
- a CDS encoding HIT family protein, producing MGDCIFCNPMNFPEQKIVFENESCYFLQSPKAQDILEGAGLIIPKAHKQTVFDLSEKEWTDTYELMQDAKRLLDSEFAPNGYSTGWNVNPVGGQSIPHAHFHIIPRFNDEPFAGRGIRSWIKSEENRRPGRVSKVL from the coding sequence ATGGGTGATTGTATATTTTGCAATCCAATGAATTTTCCTGAGCAAAAAATAGTGTTTGAGAATGAAAGCTGCTACTTTCTGCAAAGTCCGAAAGCACAGGATATATTAGAAGGGGCAGGATTAATTATTCCAAAAGCTCATAAACAAACGGTATTCGATTTAAGTGAAAAAGAATGGACAGATACATATGAATTGATGCAAGATGCAAAAAGATTGCTAGACTCAGAGTTTGCACCTAATGGGTACAGCACGGGCTGGAACGTAAATCCAGTAGGTGGACAGAGCATACCTCACGCTCATTTCCATATCATCCCTCGCTTTAATGACGAGCCATTTGCAGGCAGAGGCATTCGTTCGTGGATCAAGTCTGAAGAAAACCGCAGGCCTGGCAGGGTAAGTAAGGTTTTATAA
- a CDS encoding AhpC/TSA family protein yields the protein MRESFEEFERLGVEVVVVAPANRDQIQEFMNVHGPFPFEIYGDPELDLYEEMGNHHMTTVKSMLSVGADLLKGEVKISDIVPKDKKERKHFLSAVKNQDVNIQGSSWLFDQNRDVLWKHVDDTPEDHAKINEVLDVLRK from the coding sequence TTGCGTGAGTCATTTGAGGAGTTTGAACGTTTAGGTGTTGAAGTAGTTGTCGTAGCACCAGCAAATCGTGATCAGATTCAAGAATTTATGAATGTACATGGTCCATTTCCGTTTGAAATCTATGGTGATCCTGAGCTAGACCTATATGAGGAGATGGGGAACCATCACATGACGACAGTGAAAAGCATGCTGTCTGTAGGTGCGGATCTTTTAAAAGGTGAAGTAAAGATAAGTGACATTGTGCCTAAAGATAAGAAGGAAAGAAAGCATTTTTTAAGCGCAGTGAAAAATCAAGATGTGAACATTCAAGGAAGTTCATGGTTGTTTGATCAGAATAGAGATGTTTTGTGGAAGCACGTGGATGACACTCCTGAAGATCATGCGAAAATCAACGAAGTATTAGATGTATTGCGGAAATGA
- a CDS encoding SDR family oxidoreductase: protein MLKDKIAVVTGATRGCGKAIAEKLGTLGAKLAIVGSSDGIFKTGEELKAKGFDVLAIKADVTKEADVAELFKQAFETFGNIDILVNNAGIGQFKLAEEHSLADFQKMFEVNVQGVFLCSTAVVPHMKERKEGTIITISSDVGRRTIANGSVYTATKYAVQGFSGSLAQELREFGVRVGTVNPGAIDTYFADSEQGLDFKEDWLKVDDIAEAVAYMASAPKHMVVDEIMLHPLSQEYPNV from the coding sequence ATGTTAAAAGATAAGATTGCAGTAGTAACAGGAGCTACTCGCGGGTGTGGTAAAGCTATAGCAGAAAAGTTAGGAACATTAGGAGCAAAATTAGCGATCGTTGGTTCGTCTGATGGTATCTTCAAAACGGGAGAAGAGCTAAAAGCTAAAGGTTTCGATGTTCTTGCTATAAAAGCAGATGTGACGAAAGAAGCGGACGTAGCGGAATTATTTAAACAAGCGTTTGAAACGTTCGGAAACATTGATATTCTAGTAAACAATGCTGGCATCGGCCAGTTTAAATTGGCAGAAGAACATTCATTAGCAGACTTTCAAAAAATGTTTGAAGTCAACGTACAAGGTGTATTCTTATGTAGTACAGCGGTTGTTCCACATATGAAAGAGCGAAAAGAAGGAACGATTATCACGATTTCATCAGATGTGGGTCGCAGAACGATTGCTAACGGCTCTGTCTATACAGCTACAAAGTACGCGGTTCAAGGATTTTCGGGGTCTCTTGCACAAGAACTGAGAGAATTTGGCGTTCGTGTAGGTACTGTGAATCCAGGAGCGATCGATACGTACTTTGCTGATTCTGAACAAGGTCTTGATTTTAAAGAAGATTGGCTAAAAGTAGATGATATCGCAGAAGCTGTAGCATACATGGCGAGCGCACCAAAACACATGGTCGTTGATGAGATCATGCTTCACCCTCTTTCGCAGGAATACCCGAACGTATAA
- a CDS encoding sodium-dependent transporter translates to MNQQDQWTSKLAFILAAAGSAIGLGAIWKFPYVAGTSGGGAFFLLFLLFTFLIGFPLLMAEFVIGRGAQKEAVSAYRKIAPGSAWPWLGRMGVATAFILLSFYSVIGGWIVLYLGKSFSGDFFNHDFSQMFGQSISSTWPVLISQFIFMMITIFVVSRGIKNGIEKANQIMMPALFVLFAVLIIRSLTLDNAMEGVKFFLFPDFSKIGGDDILFALGQSFFSLSVGISVMVTYSSYLSKKESLTKSATTIVLLNVLISLLAGLAIFPGVFSLGLEPTEGPGLLFVVLPAVFDQIVFGQLFFIVFLALFLFATLTSAFSMLEIIVASITKGELENRAKWSWIIGILIFAFGIPSTLSYGVWSDFTLFDKIIFDQLDYLVSNILLPLGALFIALFVGYRYPREMLLQEFRAGSSVSVKGFALWLMLIRYVVPVVIIIVFVNMLGLF, encoded by the coding sequence ATGAATCAGCAAGACCAGTGGACGTCAAAGTTAGCCTTTATTCTAGCTGCAGCAGGATCAGCAATCGGACTCGGTGCGATTTGGAAATTTCCTTATGTCGCAGGTACTAGTGGCGGGGGAGCCTTTTTCCTTCTCTTTTTATTGTTTACGTTTCTAATCGGTTTTCCGCTTTTAATGGCTGAGTTTGTTATCGGTCGTGGTGCACAAAAAGAGGCGGTTTCCGCTTATCGAAAGATCGCGCCAGGTTCTGCATGGCCATGGCTAGGCAGAATGGGTGTAGCGACAGCATTTATCTTATTATCTTTTTACAGTGTAATCGGAGGATGGATTGTTCTCTACCTTGGTAAAAGTTTTTCCGGGGACTTCTTTAATCATGACTTTAGTCAAATGTTTGGCCAGTCAATCTCGAGTACATGGCCGGTTTTGATTTCTCAGTTCATCTTTATGATGATCACGATTTTCGTTGTAAGCCGCGGAATTAAGAACGGTATTGAAAAAGCAAACCAAATTATGATGCCAGCTCTTTTTGTTTTGTTTGCTGTATTGATCATTCGTTCTCTTACACTTGATAATGCGATGGAAGGCGTAAAATTCTTCTTGTTTCCTGACTTTTCTAAGATTGGTGGAGACGATATCCTATTTGCATTAGGTCAGTCTTTCTTCTCATTAAGTGTAGGTATCTCTGTAATGGTAACGTACAGCTCTTATTTGAGTAAAAAAGAAAGTCTTACAAAATCAGCAACAACGATCGTATTGCTGAACGTCTTGATTTCCTTATTAGCAGGGTTAGCGATCTTCCCGGGTGTATTTTCATTAGGTCTAGAGCCAACAGAAGGACCTGGATTGCTGTTCGTTGTACTTCCTGCTGTATTTGATCAGATCGTTTTCGGACAATTATTCTTTATCGTGTTCTTAGCATTGTTCTTGTTTGCGACCCTTACATCAGCTTTCTCGATGTTAGAGATCATCGTTGCATCAATCACAAAGGGTGAACTAGAGAACCGTGCAAAATGGTCATGGATCATTGGGATCCTTATCTTTGCATTCGGAATACCATCTACATTGTCTTATGGCGTATGGTCAGATTTCACGCTTTTCGACAAGATTATCTTTGATCAACTCGACTATTTAGTAAGTAATATCCTGCTTCCTTTAGGTGCGTTATTCATCGCGTTATTCGTAGGCTATCGTTATCCTAGAGAGATGCTTCTTCAAGAGTTTAGAGCAGGTTCCTCTGTTTCGGTAAAAGGCTTTGCGCTTTGGCTCATGCTGATCCGTTATGTCGTTCCTGTTGTCATCATCATCGTATTCGTTAACATGCTTGGACTTTTTTAA
- a CDS encoding DUF561 domain-containing protein, with protein sequence MNSICELLNIQYPILQGGMGNVSNAELASAISNAGGLGTIGAGTMSPEEVENLIIATKGMTDRPFAVNVPLTVASNVKEILRLLIKYKVEVVSLSAGNPAPYIPKLKEHGLKVICVVASVYHAKKAEAAGADLLVAEGYEAAGLNSPYETTTMVLLPQVSKSVQIPVIAAGGIADGSGMAAAFALGAQGVQMGTRFIATKEAPFHDRYKTSLVEADDTKTLIVGRSAGKIRRIYDTPYAQKLIQLEKNGVSPEEFMTHTSEDHHILGAVKGDLENGFINSGQIAGAISDVPSVKDLLETMMNEAREAVSMLNNRFI encoded by the coding sequence TTGAATTCCATCTGTGAATTGTTAAACATTCAGTATCCGATCCTTCAAGGCGGGATGGGAAATGTTAGTAATGCAGAACTGGCTTCTGCGATATCGAATGCAGGTGGATTAGGCACGATCGGTGCTGGTACGATGTCACCTGAAGAGGTAGAAAATTTGATAATTGCAACAAAGGGGATGACAGACAGGCCATTTGCTGTTAATGTACCTTTAACCGTTGCATCAAATGTAAAAGAAATTCTTAGACTTCTGATCAAGTATAAAGTGGAAGTTGTTTCCTTATCTGCAGGCAATCCAGCGCCTTACATACCGAAACTAAAGGAACACGGCTTAAAGGTTATCTGTGTAGTGGCTTCTGTTTATCATGCCAAAAAAGCAGAAGCAGCAGGGGCAGACCTGTTAGTAGCTGAAGGCTATGAAGCTGCGGGACTTAACTCACCTTACGAGACAACGACCATGGTCCTGTTGCCGCAAGTATCCAAAAGCGTACAGATCCCGGTCATCGCCGCTGGAGGTATTGCTGATGGTAGCGGTATGGCAGCAGCCTTTGCACTAGGTGCACAAGGTGTTCAAATGGGAACTCGATTCATTGCTACAAAGGAAGCTCCTTTTCATGATAGATACAAAACTTCCTTAGTAGAGGCAGATGATACCAAAACGTTAATCGTTGGCCGCTCAGCTGGAAAGATCAGAAGAATTTATGATACACCTTATGCTCAAAAGTTGATTCAACTTGAAAAAAATGGCGTCTCACCTGAAGAGTTTATGACACACACCTCAGAAGATCATCATATTTTAGGAGCTGTAAAAGGGGACTTGGAGAACGGTTTTATTAATAGCGGTCAGATCGCGGGTGCGATTTCAGATGTACCGAGCGTAAAAGATCTGCTAGAGACCATGATGAATGAAGCAAGAGAAGCAGTAAGTATGTTAAACAATCGTTTTATTTAA
- a CDS encoding gamma carbonic anhydrase family protein, with protein sequence MKYTFNGKTPDVHESAFIAPGVHLIGDVTVEEGASIWFNSVLRGDEGPISIGKKTNVQDNCTLHLYEGYPLILEDEVSIGHNVILHGCTIKKGALVGMGSTILDGVEIGEQAFIGANTLIPPGKKIPPRVMVMGSPGKIIRELNDDDLKLIQLTIDTYYEKGKQFRDELK encoded by the coding sequence ATGAAATACACGTTTAATGGTAAAACACCAGATGTTCATGAAAGCGCTTTTATTGCGCCCGGGGTCCACTTGATTGGCGACGTTACAGTAGAAGAAGGAGCAAGCATCTGGTTTAACTCCGTTCTTCGAGGTGATGAAGGACCAATCTCCATCGGTAAAAAGACAAACGTTCAAGACAATTGCACATTACACCTCTATGAAGGGTACCCTCTCATTCTAGAAGATGAGGTATCGATCGGTCACAACGTCATCCTGCACGGATGTACGATAAAAAAAGGTGCACTCGTTGGTATGGGTTCTACCATTCTTGATGGTGTAGAAATTGGTGAACAAGCCTTCATCGGTGCAAATACACTAATTCCTCCAGGCAAAAAAATACCGCCACGTGTCATGGTCATGGGTTCACCCGGTAAAATCATACGCGAGTTGAACGACGATGATCTAAAGCTGATTCAGCTTACGATCGACACGTATTATGAAAAAGGTAAGCAGTTCCGTGATGAATTAAAATAA
- the paaX gene encoding phenylacetic acid degradation operon negative regulatory protein PaaX — protein sequence MQNSLNTRSMIFTLYGDYIRHYGSEIWIGSLIRLLEEFGHNEQAVRAAISRMNKQGWIAARKQGNKSYYFLTERGKKRMDEAAKRIFNAQQEPWNGEWMMFTYTIPEEKRSIRDELRKELVWSGFGLLANSFWISPHAYSEQIQSMIDKYEIKDYVHSFTAVYNGPNENEKLVSECWDLNDINEKYNEFIVTYSQKYVIDKNKIEKGEMTDGECFVERTKLVHEYRKFLFIDPGLPKELLHAEWLGDHAASLFSDYYRALAGPASRFFESIYSDGNDLKKDTEFDALNHPLIQENR from the coding sequence ATGCAGAATAGTTTAAACACACGCTCCATGATATTCACATTATACGGAGACTATATCCGGCATTATGGCAGTGAGATATGGATCGGCAGCTTGATTCGATTGTTAGAAGAGTTTGGACACAATGAACAAGCCGTAAGAGCAGCGATATCGAGAATGAATAAGCAAGGCTGGATCGCAGCTAGAAAACAAGGGAACAAAAGTTATTATTTCTTAACCGAACGCGGAAAAAAGAGGATGGATGAAGCGGCAAAGAGAATCTTTAATGCGCAACAAGAACCGTGGAACGGTGAATGGATGATGTTCACCTATACGATTCCTGAAGAGAAAAGAAGCATTCGTGATGAGCTCCGAAAAGAACTGGTGTGGAGCGGATTTGGTCTCCTTGCTAACAGCTTTTGGATCTCACCGCACGCATACTCTGAGCAGATTCAATCTATGATTGATAAATATGAGATCAAAGATTATGTTCATTCGTTTACAGCCGTTTACAATGGGCCGAATGAAAATGAAAAGCTAGTTTCTGAGTGTTGGGATCTGAATGACATCAATGAGAAATACAACGAGTTCATCGTAACGTATTCTCAAAAATATGTGATCGATAAGAATAAGATTGAAAAAGGTGAGATGACTGACGGAGAATGCTTTGTAGAGCGCACAAAGCTTGTTCACGAATACCGTAAGTTCTTATTCATCGATCCAGGTCTTCCAAAAGAGTTACTTCATGCAGAATGGCTAGGTGATCATGCAGCTTCCCTCTTTAGTGATTATTATCGAGCACTAGCAGGACCTGCAAGTCGTTTCTTTGAAAGCATATATTCGGATGGAAACGATCTAAAGAAAGATACAGAGTTTGATGCTCTTAATCATCCTCTTATTCAAGAGAACCGGTAA
- a CDS encoding enoyl-CoA hydratase-related protein: MSAILYEVKDYVAYVTLNRPEVLNCFNFSTLKELEEVVEDIHHNHDVRVVIFTGAGEKAFSAGADLKERRTLSESEVRRNVRKIRDVFSSVEALPQPTICAINGHAFGGGFELALACDLRVSVREASMGLTELSWAIIPGAGGTQRLPRLIGQAKAMELILTAKKMMAEEAFSYGILNQVTSKEELMAVCENYAGLIMKNGPVAVQQAKYAIKHGTEVDLQTGLAIEAKAYEVTIPTKDRMEALVAFGEKRPPVFKGE; this comes from the coding sequence ATGAGTGCTATTTTATACGAAGTAAAAGATTATGTTGCCTATGTAACCTTAAATCGTCCAGAAGTACTGAACTGCTTTAACTTTTCAACGTTAAAAGAGCTTGAAGAGGTCGTGGAAGATATTCATCACAACCATGATGTTCGTGTTGTAATTTTTACAGGTGCAGGGGAAAAAGCATTCAGTGCAGGAGCTGATCTAAAAGAGCGCCGCACGTTGAGTGAATCAGAAGTAAGAAGAAATGTACGCAAGATCCGCGATGTGTTTTCGAGCGTTGAAGCGTTGCCGCAGCCTACGATCTGTGCCATCAATGGTCATGCTTTTGGCGGTGGTTTCGAGTTAGCTCTTGCATGTGATCTTCGGGTTTCTGTAAGAGAAGCGTCCATGGGTCTGACAGAACTTAGTTGGGCGATCATTCCAGGTGCAGGAGGTACTCAGCGTCTTCCGAGACTGATCGGTCAAGCAAAAGCAATGGAACTGATTTTAACAGCGAAAAAGATGATGGCTGAAGAAGCTTTTTCATACGGCATCTTAAACCAAGTGACTTCAAAAGAAGAATTGATGGCTGTTTGTGAAAATTATGCAGGTCTTATCATGAAGAACGGACCAGTAGCCGTTCAGCAAGCCAAGTATGCGATTAAGCATGGAACGGAAGTTGATCTGCAGACAGGACTTGCGATTGAGGCGAAAGCATACGAAGTAACGATTCCTACAAAGGACCGAATGGAAGCGCTTGTTGCATTTGGAGAAAAAAGACCGCCTGTATTTAAGGGAGAGTAA
- a CDS encoding acetyl-CoA C-acyltransferase, which yields MREVVIIDAVRTPIGRYKGGLKTVRPDDLGAVVIKALVERNPEVPVAEIEEVIFGNANGAGEDNRNVARMSALLAGLPVEVGGTTINRLCGSGMDAVIYGARAILAGEGDIFIAGGTESMTRAPLVMGKPEVDYPRGDMKMVDTTIGWRFVNPLLHEKFGTDSMPETAENVAKKYGITREEQDQFAYDSQQKAKEAIGQYRFKEEVVPVRIVDRKGNETWMTEDEHPRPETSLEKLGTLKPLFKNGSVTAGNASGVNDGASALLLMSREKADQLGLKPLARYISSGVAGLEPAIMGVGPIEASKKALKRAGLSIADLDLVELNEAFASQSLACMRELGLDSSKVNVNGGAIAFGHPLGASGARILTTLIHEMKKQGSRYGLATMCIGVGQGIASVVEAINE from the coding sequence ATGAGAGAGGTCGTAATCATTGATGCAGTCCGGACGCCTATAGGACGATACAAAGGTGGACTTAAAACGGTTCGCCCTGATGATCTAGGTGCAGTAGTAATCAAAGCGCTTGTTGAAAGAAACCCTGAAGTTCCTGTTGCAGAGATCGAAGAAGTGATATTCGGAAACGCAAACGGTGCGGGAGAAGATAATCGTAACGTGGCAAGAATGTCCGCATTACTCGCAGGACTTCCTGTTGAAGTAGGGGGAACGACCATCAACCGTTTATGTGGATCTGGTATGGATGCGGTCATTTACGGCGCGAGAGCCATCTTGGCAGGAGAAGGGGATATCTTTATCGCGGGTGGAACGGAGAGTATGACACGCGCACCACTTGTAATGGGGAAGCCTGAAGTCGACTATCCTCGTGGTGATATGAAAATGGTTGATACAACGATCGGATGGCGTTTCGTGAATCCGCTTCTACATGAAAAGTTCGGTACAGATTCTATGCCTGAAACTGCAGAGAACGTAGCAAAGAAATATGGAATTACAAGAGAAGAACAAGATCAGTTCGCATATGATTCTCAACAGAAAGCAAAAGAAGCTATCGGTCAGTACCGATTTAAAGAAGAGGTCGTTCCAGTGAGGATAGTAGACCGAAAAGGAAACGAGACGTGGATGACAGAAGATGAACACCCGCGTCCTGAAACATCGCTTGAAAAGCTAGGAACACTTAAACCGTTGTTTAAAAACGGAAGCGTGACAGCTGGAAATGCGTCTGGGGTCAATGATGGCGCTTCGGCTTTACTGTTGATGAGCCGCGAAAAAGCGGACCAGTTAGGGTTAAAACCTTTAGCTCGCTATATTTCATCCGGTGTTGCAGGTCTTGAGCCGGCTATAATGGGTGTAGGACCCATCGAAGCTTCCAAAAAAGCATTGAAGCGAGCAGGTCTCTCTATTGCTGATCTAGATTTGGTGGAGTTGAATGAGGCTTTTGCGTCACAATCGCTAGCATGTATGAGAGAGTTGGGACTAGATTCTAGCAAAGTGAACGTAAACGGCGGTGCGATTGCATTCGGTCATCCACTTGGAGCGAGTGGTGCGCGCATTTTAACAACGCTCATTCACGAAATGAAGAAGCAAGGATCGCGCTACGGTCTAGCAACCATGTGTATTGGTGTTGGTCAAGGTATAGCTTCCGTAGTTGAAGCGATCAATGAATAG
- a CDS encoding 3-hydroxyacyl-CoA dehydrogenase, with the protein MLQNAVVIGSGVMGRGIAYVSAVGGFDVQLVDVKEEQLQNAKKEIDSIFSKAVSRGKLSQSMAEEAKERLSYATNLSAAVSGADLVIEAVPENIEIKRAVFEELDRCAPEHCVLATNTSTMSPTEIGSFTKRPEKVIAMHFFNPVHRMPLVEIVRGHETNDETVELAKEAAVKMGKETVTVNEFPGFVTSRISAMIGNEAFYMLQEGVGTPEDIDKAIKLGLNFPMGPFELGDLVGLDTRLNNLNYLHKTLGEKYRPAPLLVKYVKAGRLGRKSGKGVYDYTTEDNGVKK; encoded by the coding sequence TTGTTACAAAATGCTGTAGTCATCGGATCTGGTGTTATGGGAAGAGGAATCGCCTATGTGAGCGCAGTCGGGGGTTTTGATGTTCAGCTCGTTGATGTAAAAGAAGAACAACTACAAAATGCAAAAAAAGAGATCGATTCTATTTTTTCAAAAGCAGTATCTCGTGGAAAGTTATCACAAAGTATGGCTGAGGAAGCGAAAGAAAGACTTTCGTATGCTACGAATCTATCAGCAGCCGTTAGCGGTGCAGACCTTGTGATCGAAGCTGTTCCAGAAAACATAGAGATCAAGCGTGCTGTTTTTGAAGAACTAGACCGTTGTGCACCTGAACATTGTGTGCTAGCGACAAACACTTCAACGATGAGTCCGACAGAAATTGGTTCTTTTACGAAACGTCCTGAAAAAGTAATCGCCATGCATTTCTTTAACCCGGTGCATAGAATGCCACTCGTTGAGATCGTTCGCGGACATGAAACAAACGATGAAACGGTCGAGCTTGCCAAGGAAGCAGCAGTGAAGATGGGGAAAGAAACGGTGACCGTTAACGAATTTCCAGGGTTCGTTACAAGCCGAATTTCAGCTATGATCGGGAATGAAGCATTCTATATGCTACAAGAAGGCGTTGGTACGCCAGAAGACATCGACAAAGCGATTAAACTTGGTTTGAATTTTCCGATGGGGCCGTTTGAACTTGGCGATTTAGTCGGTCTTGATACACGATTGAATAACTTAAACTATCTTCATAAAACGTTAGGTGAAAAATATCGTCCGGCACCACTTTTAGTGAAGTATGTAAAAGCAGGAAGACTTGGCCGAAAGTCAGGTAAAGGGGTATACGACTACACCACGGAAGATAACGGGGTGAAAAAGTAA